In the genome of Notamacropus eugenii isolate mMacEug1 chromosome 5, mMacEug1.pri_v2, whole genome shotgun sequence, one region contains:
- the LOC140508080 gene encoding uncharacterized protein — MYTAEKLSKCPQGRKAFAKSSKFKLCQRIHAREKSYKCDECGKGFSYRSTLTVHQQTHTGEKSYKCDNCGKEFNRSSNLTAHKRIHTGEKPYECDGCGKAFISSSKLILHQIIHTGEKPYECEECGKGFSQSSKLIVHQRTHTGDKLYKCDHCGKAFISSSKLILHQVIHTGEKPYKCEECGKGFGYHSTLIVHQRTHTGEKPYKCDVCGKDFSKSSNVIAHQRIHTGEKPCKCNDCQRDFSDLSTFIIHQKTHTGEKAYKCDECGKEFNQRSKLTAHKRVHTREKPYKCNDCGIVFSHLSALTVHQRTHTGEKPYKCDVCGKEFNCSSNLTAHQRIHTGERPHKCIDCGKAFIHVSALTVHQRIHTGEKPYKCNDCGKAFNSSSKLILHQGIHTGEKPYKCEACGKAFSHPSTLTKHRRIHTGEKPYKCDKCGRNFSQYATLSVHQRTHTGEKPYKCERCRKDFSHHSTLTVHQRTHTGEKPYKCNHCGKAFINSSKLLVHLRIHTGEKPYKCDECGKNFSQHSMLSVHKRTHTGEKPYKCERCGKDFNHHSTLTVHQRTHTGEKPYKCNHCGKTFIRRSSLLVHQRIHTGEKF; from the coding sequence ATGTACACTGCAGAGAAACTTTCTAAATGTCCCCAGGGGAGGAAAGCTTTTGCTAAAAGCTCAAAATTCAAGTTATGTCAGAGAATTCATGCCAGAGAAAAATcttataaatgtgatgaatgtgggaaaggtTTCAGTTACAGGTCAACACTTACTGTACATCAGCAGACTCATACTGGTGAAAAGTCTTATAAATGTGATAACTGTGGGAAAGAATTCAAtaggagttcaaatcttactgCACACAAGAGGATTCATACTGgggaaaaaccttatgaatgtgatggCTGTGGAAAAGCTTTTATTAGTAGTTCAAAACTTATTTTACATCAGAttattcacactggagagaaaccttatgaatgtgaagAATGTGGGAAAGGTTTCAGTCAGAGTTCAAAACTTATTGTacatcagagaactcatacaGGAGACAAGCTTTATAAATGTGATCACTGTGGGAAAGCTTTTATTAGCAGCTCAAAATTGATTTTACATCAGGttattcacactggagagaaaccttataaatgtgaaGAATGTGGGAAAGGTTTCGGTTACCATTCAACACTTATTGTACATCAGAGGACTCATACTGGTGagaaaccatataaatgtgaTGTATGTGGGAAAGACTTCAGTAAGAGTTCAAATGTTATTGCACATCAGAGGattcatactggtgagaaacctTGTAAGTGTAATGATTGTCAGAGAGACTTCAGTGacctttcaacatttattatacATCAGAAGACTCACACTGGTGAGAAagcatataaatgtgatgaatgtgggaaagaATTCAATCAGAGATCAAAACTTACTGCACATAAGAGGGTTCATACTAGAGAAaaaccatataaatgtaatgattgTGGGATAGTCTTCAGTCACCTTTCAGCACTTACTGTACATCAGAGGACTCATACTGGTGagaaaccatataaatgtgaCGTGTGTGGGAAAGAATTCAATTGCAGTTCAAATCTTactgcacatcagagaattcatactggagagagacCCCATAAATGTATTgattgtgggaaagccttcattCATGTTTCAGCACTTACTGTACATCAGAGGATTCATACTGGGGAAAAACCTTATAAATGCAATGATTGTGGAAAAGCTTTTAATAGCAGTTCAAAACTTATTTTACATCAAGgtattcacactggagagaagccttataaatgtgaagcatgtgggaaagccttcagtcaTCCTTCAACACTTACTAAACATAGGAGGATTCATACAGGAGAGAAGCCTTACAAATGTGATAAATGTGGGAGAAACTTCAGTCAATATGCAACACTTAGTGTGCATCAGAggactcatactggagagaaaccttataaatgtgaaAGATGTAGGAAAGACTTTAGTCACCATTCAACACTTACTGTACATCAGAGGACTCATACaggagagaagccttataaatgtaatcactGTGGGAAAGCCTTTATTAACAGCTCAAAACTCCTTGTACATCtgagaattcatactggtgagaagccttataaatgtgatgaatgtgggaaaaaCTTCAGTCAACATTCAATGCTTAGTGTGCATAAGAGGAcgcatactggagagaaaccttataaatgtgaaAGATGTGGGAAAGACTTTAATCACCATTCAACACTTACTGTACATCAGAGGACTCATACaggagagaagccttataaatgtaatcactGTGGGAAAACCTTTATTCGTAGGTCAAGTCTCcttgtacatcagagaattcacactggtgAGAAGTTTTAG